From the genome of Thermococcus chitonophagus, one region includes:
- the mobA gene encoding molybdenum cofactor guanylyltransferase, with product MLGVIFAVKLRKTDNYLIPINDEPMVKIIEERLRQAKRVEDVITLVKKGQERKYSLHVSNVRPVKGKTVVDALLEGLPPGGDIFLIKGDKPLVMPFLINYMTSLYLEEFLDALIPRWKNGEAEVFHAVYNVRALRNALGGMKAEGEKDIRKLPEYIDAEFLEIEELMKKNEKVWWSFFTVKTSEDLRKVLLSGLV from the coding sequence ATGCTTGGCGTGATATTTGCGGTCAAGCTCAGGAAAACTGACAACTACCTCATCCCGATAAACGACGAGCCCATGGTGAAGATCATAGAGGAAAGGCTTAGACAGGCAAAGAGGGTAGAAGACGTTATAACCCTCGTCAAGAAGGGACAGGAAAGGAAGTACTCACTGCACGTTAGTAACGTCAGGCCAGTGAAGGGCAAAACGGTGGTAGACGCCCTTCTCGAAGGCCTGCCCCCAGGGGGGGATATATTCCTGATAAAAGGAGACAAACCTCTCGTGATGCCCTTTTTGATCAACTACATGACGTCATTGTACCTAGAGGAATTCCTCGATGCCCTAATCCCAAGGTGGAAAAATGGTGAAGCAGAAGTTTTCCACGCCGTGTACAATGTAAGGGCCTTGAGAAATGCCCTCGGAGGCATGAAGGCAGAAGGGGAGAAGGATATAAGGAAACTCCCAGAGTATATAGATGCAGAGTTCTTGGAGATAGAGGAGCTTATGAAGAAAAACGAGAAAGTGTGGTGGAGCTTTTTCACCGTTAAAACCTCAGAGGATCTCAGGAAAGTTCTGCTCAGCGGGCTTGTATAA
- a CDS encoding TIGR00288 family NYN domain-containing protein, whose amino-acid sequence MARWERIVEGVKSIALIKSKIITRGKRIALLVDGPNILRKDLGIHLEDIVEALSKLGNIRVAKVILNQYAPQSLIEAVSNQGFEPVIVAGEIGVKLAVEAMREVYNPNIDMIALATRNTEFVPIILKAKEKGKETAIIGVEPGLSSALKHAADYVIILTPRGEGVEEGYSEDTEEGGGRRGEDDRIDHRWTQHPKEGVRDKA is encoded by the coding sequence ATGGCAAGATGGGAGAGGATCGTTGAGGGTGTTAAGAGTATTGCACTGATAAAGAGCAAGATTATAACGCGAGGTAAGAGGATAGCCCTCCTAGTTGACGGGCCCAACATACTCAGGAAAGACCTCGGCATACATCTGGAAGATATAGTCGAGGCCCTAAGCAAACTCGGGAACATTAGAGTTGCTAAGGTTATATTAAATCAGTACGCACCCCAGAGCTTAATTGAAGCAGTATCAAATCAGGGGTTTGAGCCCGTAATAGTGGCCGGAGAGATAGGGGTAAAGCTGGCAGTCGAGGCAATGAGGGAAGTCTACAACCCAAACATAGACATGATAGCCCTAGCAACGAGGAATACCGAGTTCGTCCCAATAATCCTCAAGGCCAAGGAAAAAGGGAAGGAGACGGCAATTATTGGAGTTGAGCCCGGGCTGAGCTCAGCGCTAAAGCATGCAGCAGACTACGTAATAATCCTCACGCCAAGGGGTGAGGGGGTTGAGGAGGGTTATAGCGAAGATACTGAAGAGGGAGGAGGAAGAAGGGGAGAAGACGATAGGATTGATCATCGATGGACCCAACATCCTAAGGAAGGAGTTCGGGATAAAGCTTGA
- a CDS encoding TIGR00288 family NYN domain-containing protein: MRRVIAKILKREEEEGEKTIGLIIDGPNILRKEFGIKLEDIKAALEKIGKIRVAKVVLNQYAPQGLIEAVVNQGFEPIIVAGDTDVRVAIEAMELIYNADIDVLALATRDADFLPLISEAKRRGKETVIIGIEPGFSVALQNAADYIIKMEKKGED, encoded by the coding sequence TTGAGGAGGGTTATAGCGAAGATACTGAAGAGGGAGGAGGAAGAAGGGGAGAAGACGATAGGATTGATCATCGATGGACCCAACATCCTAAGGAAGGAGTTCGGGATAAAGCTTGAGGACATAAAGGCAGCCTTGGAAAAGATAGGAAAGATAAGGGTAGCTAAAGTCGTTCTCAATCAGTACGCACCCCAGGGACTAATTGAGGCCGTGGTCAACCAGGGATTCGAACCCATAATAGTGGCTGGAGACACGGATGTTAGGGTTGCAATAGAAGCCATGGAGCTGATATACAACGCAGATATAGACGTTCTTGCCTTGGCCACGAGGGATGCAGACTTCCTCCCCCTCATAAGTGAGGCCAAGAGGAGGGGAAAGGAGACAGTTATAATTGGAATTGAGCCGGGCTTTTCTGTGGCACTTCAAAATGCCGCAGACTACATAATTAAGATGGAGAAGAAGGGCGAAGACTAA
- the cobO gene encoding cob(I)yrinic acid a,c-diamide adenosyltransferase — protein sequence MWREKLGLVHIYTGNGKGKTTAAIGLAVRMLGSGGRVIVIQFMKAPKVYGEYHMAEKCGFVIESYGLPKFVHGKPGQDDIEAAKRALERAKEVVKSGEWDLVILDEICVALGFGMISVDEVKELIRSKAPNTELVLTGRYCPEELYELADYVTEMREIKHPYQKGILARRGVEY from the coding sequence ATGTGGAGGGAGAAGCTCGGTTTAGTCCACATATACACAGGAAACGGGAAGGGCAAAACGACTGCTGCTATAGGGCTGGCAGTTAGAATGCTAGGTTCCGGCGGTAGAGTTATAGTGATACAGTTCATGAAGGCTCCTAAGGTCTATGGGGAGTATCACATGGCTGAGAAGTGCGGTTTTGTGATAGAGTCTTATGGCCTTCCAAAGTTCGTTCATGGAAAGCCCGGGCAGGATGATATAGAAGCTGCAAAAAGGGCCCTTGAGAGGGCTAAAGAGGTAGTGAAGAGCGGGGAGTGGGATCTGGTAATATTGGATGAGATCTGCGTTGCCCTTGGCTTTGGGATGATAAGCGTTGATGAGGTTAAGGAGCTCATAAGGAGTAAAGCCCCAAACACTGAGCTTGTCCTAACGGGCAGGTACTGTCCAGAAGAGCTCTACGAGCTGGCTGACTACGTCACCGAAATGAGGGAGATAAAGCATCCCTACCAGAAAGGGATTCTTGCTAGGAGGGGTGTTGAGTATTAG
- a CDS encoding DUF835 domain-containing protein, with protein sequence MEIVHLGYFVRDLIVMATTLTATVIIFILRRRARATLRYRPFALASFLGFISFVVITLAQIIGALINTTVLYAEREYWQAVRSVLLTVAAFLLLLSVMMFYVPFGRGKYMVLKVVTEPTLEAWGGYWCRREECYAAFKELLKMRLPGIAITRNPPEIFREKLGLKLTPVIWISKVQHEDAISPTRLEYLIQRLADFLKSVDVDKVILIDCVDYLILENGEDAVFKFITTLKDLATLNRGILIVSIEKEALSDKAYNFLTSELEPIENLKMKAREEE encoded by the coding sequence ATGGAGATAGTGCACTTAGGCTATTTTGTCAGAGATTTAATAGTCATGGCAACGACTTTAACTGCAACAGTAATAATTTTCATCCTTAGGCGAAGAGCTAGAGCAACCCTCCGATACAGGCCCTTCGCACTAGCATCCTTTTTAGGATTCATAAGCTTCGTTGTAATAACTTTGGCCCAAATAATTGGTGCCTTAATAAACACTACGGTCTTATACGCTGAAAGAGAGTACTGGCAGGCTGTAAGGTCAGTGCTACTAACCGTCGCAGCCTTCCTGCTCCTTCTCTCAGTAATGATGTTCTATGTTCCTTTTGGAAGGGGGAAATACATGGTTCTCAAGGTTGTCACGGAGCCAACACTGGAGGCCTGGGGAGGGTACTGGTGTAGACGAGAAGAGTGCTATGCGGCGTTTAAGGAACTCTTAAAGATGAGGCTTCCTGGCATAGCCATAACTAGAAACCCACCGGAAATATTTAGGGAAAAACTAGGACTAAAGCTGACCCCCGTCATATGGATATCAAAAGTCCAGCATGAAGATGCAATAAGCCCCACAAGGCTAGAGTACCTAATCCAGAGACTCGCGGATTTCTTGAAGAGCGTTGATGTTGATAAAGTCATTCTAATAGACTGCGTCGACTATCTAATTTTGGAGAATGGAGAAGATGCCGTGTTCAAGTTCATAACTACCCTTAAAGACTTGGCAACACTAAACAGGGGAATATTAATAGTGAGCATAGAAAAGGAGGCCTTATCAGACAAAGCCTACAATTTCTTAACATCGGAGCTTGAACCCATAGAGAACCTCAAAATGAAGGCGAGGGAGGAAGAATAA
- a CDS encoding DmpA family aminopeptidase has translation MKAHELGIEIGVFKKGRKDSITDVKGVKIGHVTLIKGNGKLIPGKGPVRTGVTAILPHDGNIYKEKVLAGAFVMNGYSKPVGLIQLWELGVVETPIILTNTLSIGTAVDGLLDYVLRENDDIGVKTGSVNPLVLECNDSYLNDIRGRHVKREHVVEAIENASEDFEEGAVGAGTGMSAFEFKGGIGSASRVVEIEGRKYTVGALVLSNFGRREDLTIAGVPVGIELKDWPGKGGEGKGSIIMVIATDAPLTSRQLNRLAKRATVGLARTGGYAYNGSGDIAVAFSTANRVKHYEKDIMEIKALPDSVLSPLFKATAEAVEEAIINSLLSARTMDGRDNHVRYELPKDKLVEIMKKYGRI, from the coding sequence ATGAAGGCCCATGAGCTGGGAATCGAGATAGGTGTCTTCAAAAAAGGAAGGAAAGACTCAATAACTGACGTTAAGGGAGTGAAGATTGGCCACGTGACCCTGATAAAAGGTAATGGAAAGCTGATCCCCGGGAAAGGGCCGGTAAGAACTGGGGTCACAGCAATACTTCCCCACGATGGAAATATATACAAGGAGAAAGTTTTAGCCGGAGCCTTCGTTATGAACGGTTACTCCAAGCCAGTGGGACTGATACAGCTCTGGGAGCTTGGGGTCGTAGAGACTCCGATAATACTAACAAACACCCTCAGCATAGGGACGGCTGTTGATGGTCTCCTCGACTACGTTCTGAGGGAGAACGATGATATCGGCGTGAAAACTGGATCGGTAAATCCTCTAGTTCTAGAGTGCAATGATTCCTACCTCAACGACATACGCGGGAGGCACGTGAAGAGAGAGCACGTTGTTGAGGCCATTGAGAATGCCAGTGAGGATTTTGAGGAGGGAGCGGTTGGAGCTGGGACGGGAATGAGTGCATTCGAGTTTAAGGGAGGTATAGGATCAGCGTCAAGGGTAGTAGAGATAGAAGGTAGGAAGTACACGGTCGGAGCATTAGTTCTCAGCAACTTTGGAAGGAGGGAGGATTTAACGATAGCGGGAGTGCCCGTGGGTATTGAGCTGAAAGACTGGCCAGGTAAAGGAGGAGAGGGTAAGGGAAGCATAATAATGGTCATTGCCACCGATGCACCCTTAACCTCAAGACAGCTAAACAGGCTGGCCAAGAGGGCAACGGTGGGGTTAGCTAGAACTGGAGGCTACGCCTACAACGGAAGCGGAGACATAGCGGTTGCATTCTCAACTGCAAACAGGGTTAAGCACTACGAGAAGGATATTATGGAAATTAAAGCGTTGCCCGACTCAGTTCTCTCACCATTGTTTAAGGCAACGGCGGAAGCCGTGGAAGAGGCAATAATAAACTCACTACTGAGCGCAAGGACTATGGATGGACGAGATAATCACGTGAGGTACGAGCTCCCAAAGGATAAACTAGTGGAGATAATGAAGAAGTACGGCAGGATTTAA
- a CDS encoding biotin--[acetyl-CoA-carboxylase] ligase, with translation MLGLKTSVIGKRVIYYQEISSTNDVAKSLDVEEGTVIIADRQARGRGRLNREWISPEGGLWLSVVLKPKVEPQDIPKIVFLGAIGVVRMLEELSIPGRIKWPNDVLVNFKKISGILTEKVGEKVILGIGVNVNNDAPENGIAVKDVLNRKVDLVEAFKTLLENLDELYEIYLESPETIVELARELMILNVPVKVIGDGEITGVAEGIDEDGRLILRLDSGEVRKILYGDVSLRFL, from the coding sequence ATGCTTGGCCTAAAAACTTCTGTAATCGGCAAAAGGGTGATATACTACCAGGAAATTTCCTCTACGAATGATGTGGCAAAATCCCTCGATGTTGAAGAGGGGACAGTCATTATCGCTGACAGGCAGGCAAGAGGAAGAGGACGACTTAACAGGGAATGGATTTCCCCAGAGGGAGGGTTGTGGCTTTCGGTAGTTTTAAAGCCAAAGGTTGAACCCCAGGACATTCCAAAGATAGTTTTCCTGGGAGCCATAGGGGTTGTTAGAATGCTAGAAGAGCTGTCAATTCCAGGGAGAATAAAGTGGCCAAACGATGTTTTAGTAAACTTCAAGAAGATATCGGGGATTTTAACTGAAAAGGTCGGGGAGAAGGTGATCCTGGGCATTGGAGTCAATGTAAACAACGATGCCCCCGAAAACGGAATAGCCGTAAAGGATGTTCTAAACAGGAAGGTAGATTTGGTGGAGGCCTTTAAAACCCTGTTAGAGAACCTCGACGAGCTGTACGAGATCTATTTAGAATCCCCCGAGACAATAGTAGAATTGGCAAGAGAGTTAATGATACTCAACGTCCCGGTCAAGGTCATCGGGGATGGAGAAATTACGGGGGTTGCTGAGGGAATAGATGAAGATGGGAGGCTTATCCTTAGGCTTGACAGCGGTGAAGTGAGGAAGATACTCTACGGTGACGTGTCCCTAAGGTTCCTCTAA
- a CDS encoding 2-phosphoglycerate kinase, with the protein MIRVVEKGGKVSLPFSRGILTRSITSVGIDVDLAYSIAIEVQEELRRKGKTLVTKDEIRRLTYQKLVERGFKEEAKRYLFWRRFRKMKIPLIILLGGPTGVGKSTIATELAFRLGIRSVIGTDTIREVLRKIITPELLPTIHTSTFLAWKELRGTIEGSPVIAGFESQVSAVSVGINAVIQRARREGLNAIIEGIHVVPGFVDMNHEMTFMYMIVARSREELEARFYERTRYSKRSAEYYIAHLDAILEIQDYLIERAKGFGIPIIENIELEGTVGRIMQDIMEKTVEIMKKKGLDMLEEP; encoded by the coding sequence ATGATAAGGGTGGTTGAGAAGGGAGGCAAAGTATCGCTTCCCTTTTCGAGGGGGATCCTCACGAGGTCAATAACATCTGTTGGAATAGACGTTGACCTAGCCTACAGCATAGCGATAGAGGTTCAGGAGGAACTTAGAAGGAAAGGAAAAACCCTGGTTACCAAGGACGAGATAAGGAGATTAACCTATCAAAAGCTCGTTGAGAGGGGGTTTAAGGAGGAGGCAAAGAGATACCTCTTCTGGAGGAGATTCCGAAAGATGAAGATTCCCCTAATAATCCTCCTGGGCGGTCCCACCGGGGTTGGAAAGTCCACTATAGCCACAGAGCTCGCCTTTAGACTTGGTATAAGGAGCGTCATAGGGACTGACACTATAAGGGAGGTCCTGAGAAAGATAATTACTCCTGAGTTACTCCCTACAATCCACACATCCACATTTTTGGCTTGGAAGGAGCTTAGGGGGACTATAGAGGGATCGCCAGTAATAGCTGGGTTCGAAAGCCAAGTGAGTGCTGTTTCCGTTGGGATAAACGCCGTGATCCAGAGGGCTAGAAGGGAAGGACTAAACGCGATAATCGAGGGAATTCACGTTGTCCCTGGGTTCGTTGACATGAACCATGAGATGACTTTTATGTACATGATAGTTGCGAGAAGCAGGGAAGAGCTCGAGGCAAGGTTCTACGAGAGAACTAGGTACAGCAAGAGATCCGCCGAGTATTACATAGCTCACCTTGATGCAATACTTGAAATACAGGACTACCTTATAGAGAGGGCTAAGGGCTTTGGGATACCAATAATAGAAAACATAGAGCTCGAGGGGACCGTTGGCAGGATAATGCAGGATATAATGGAAAAAACAGTGGAAATAATGAAGAAGAAAGGACTTGACATGTTAGAGGAACCTTAG
- a CDS encoding CobW family GTP-binding protein — MRLALIDGEHYPDVNRWALDKIRPCCAVFVGGIEKIGGIEDVEKALGVKLYHNSDIFRALERALSENNVKEVFDLSDDPVLTPELRFRVASFLLRRGISYIGADFQFRPKEWLKIDVPSINIIGTGKRVGKTSVGAFVGRTLKDLYRVVIVTMGRGGPESPEVIRGDLIEITPEFLLKVAEEGKHAASDHFEDALMAGVATVGCRRCGGGLAGFSFFDVVKEGIEVAKSLNPDLIVFEGSGATFANVLSEGFITVVSARQGVSKVRDYFGPFRVSLADIVVVTMADSVGESELREILRVVEEINPSADVHVTRFAPRLIGKVEGKAIVVTTSPESARKVAEELKRDGIDVVGYSGSLANRKKLREELSNFGYDTAIVELKAGAVDVVVRDALGKGRNIVFLDNEPRNIDGKDLAKAVRELARRVVNDKGG, encoded by the coding sequence ATGAGGCTAGCCCTTATAGATGGAGAGCACTATCCCGACGTGAACAGATGGGCCCTTGATAAAATAAGACCCTGCTGTGCGGTCTTCGTGGGAGGAATTGAGAAGATAGGTGGGATAGAGGACGTTGAAAAAGCCCTCGGCGTGAAATTATACCATAACTCGGATATATTTAGGGCGCTGGAGAGAGCCCTATCAGAAAATAACGTTAAAGAAGTTTTTGATTTGAGCGATGATCCCGTTTTAACCCCAGAGCTCAGGTTTAGGGTTGCCTCATTTCTCTTAAGGAGGGGAATAAGCTACATTGGTGCGGACTTCCAATTCAGGCCAAAAGAGTGGCTTAAGATTGATGTTCCCTCAATAAACATCATAGGGACCGGAAAAAGGGTGGGGAAAACTTCCGTTGGGGCCTTTGTAGGCAGAACATTAAAGGATCTGTACAGAGTCGTAATAGTCACAATGGGCAGGGGAGGACCCGAGAGCCCCGAGGTTATAAGGGGGGATCTCATAGAGATAACTCCCGAGTTCCTTCTAAAGGTTGCTGAGGAGGGGAAACATGCTGCCTCCGATCACTTTGAAGATGCCCTAATGGCGGGAGTTGCTACAGTCGGCTGTAGGAGGTGCGGAGGAGGCTTAGCTGGCTTCTCATTCTTTGATGTTGTAAAGGAAGGGATAGAAGTTGCGAAATCCCTAAACCCGGACTTAATAGTATTCGAGGGCTCAGGGGCAACGTTCGCCAACGTCCTCTCTGAAGGTTTCATAACGGTCGTAAGCGCTAGGCAGGGAGTATCCAAGGTTAGGGACTACTTCGGGCCCTTTAGAGTCTCCTTGGCTGACATAGTCGTTGTTACAATGGCCGATTCTGTTGGAGAGAGCGAGCTCAGGGAGATTCTCAGGGTCGTTGAAGAAATCAATCCATCAGCTGACGTTCACGTTACAAGGTTCGCCCCCAGGCTCATAGGTAAGGTAGAGGGCAAGGCAATAGTCGTCACTACATCTCCAGAGTCGGCGAGGAAAGTTGCCGAGGAGTTAAAAAGGGATGGAATTGATGTCGTTGGTTATTCGGGTAGCCTAGCCAACAGGAAAAAGCTGAGGGAAGAGCTTTCGAACTTTGGTTACGACACCGCCATAGTGGAGCTTAAAGCCGGGGCGGTTGATGTTGTGGTTAGGGATGCCCTAGGCAAGGGCAGAAATATCGTATTTCTCGACAACGAGCCAAGGAACATTGACGGCAAAGACCTCGCAAAGGCTGTTAGGGAGCTCGCGAGGAGGGTTGTAAATGATAAGGGTGGTTGA
- the wtpA gene encoding tungstate ABC transporter substrate-binding protein WtpA, translating into MKRGLIIGILVLGVLILGCIGSSTPTGTSSSKQVKEAKLIIFHAGSLSVPFQQLEKEFAEYAEKNLGVKVTFQDEASGSVKAVRKVTDLGRKADIVAVADYTLIPQLMVPNYTNFYVLFATNEIVIAFTDKSKYADEMLKNPDKWYEILAREDVKFGFSDPNQDPCGYRSVMVMKLADLYYKKPIFETLVEKTTNIYANGTHIYAPKEIQVRDRRVVIRPKETDLVALVESGSLDYFFIYKSVAEQHNLKYITLPDEINLKDFSKADFYGQVSITLGSTGKTIKAKPIVYGVTVLKDAPNRDLAIEFLKYLLGENGQRVFKENYQDFITPPIAFGNVPEEIKGLVKVEG; encoded by the coding sequence ATGAAGAGAGGTCTAATAATAGGCATTCTAGTTCTCGGTGTCCTAATCCTAGGTTGCATTGGATCGTCAACCCCAACGGGAACTTCAAGCTCCAAACAGGTAAAGGAGGCGAAGCTAATAATATTCCATGCAGGTTCCCTGAGTGTTCCCTTCCAACAACTGGAGAAGGAGTTCGCCGAGTACGCCGAGAAGAACCTTGGGGTTAAGGTGACGTTTCAGGATGAGGCGAGCGGAAGCGTTAAGGCCGTTAGGAAGGTCACGGACTTGGGAAGGAAAGCCGATATAGTGGCGGTTGCCGACTACACCCTAATTCCACAGCTCATGGTTCCAAACTATACCAACTTCTACGTCCTGTTTGCGACTAACGAGATAGTCATAGCGTTCACGGACAAGAGCAAGTACGCCGATGAGATGCTCAAGAACCCTGATAAGTGGTACGAGATACTCGCCAGGGAGGACGTGAAGTTCGGCTTCAGCGATCCAAACCAGGATCCCTGTGGCTATCGTTCAGTGATGGTGATGAAGTTGGCTGACCTCTACTACAAGAAGCCGATCTTTGAAACTCTAGTTGAGAAGACCACTAACATATACGCGAACGGAACCCACATCTACGCTCCAAAGGAGATTCAGGTCAGGGACAGGAGGGTTGTTATAAGGCCAAAAGAAACTGATTTAGTTGCCTTGGTTGAGTCTGGTAGCCTAGACTACTTCTTCATTTACAAGAGCGTTGCAGAGCAACACAACCTCAAGTACATTACACTTCCAGATGAGATCAACCTTAAAGACTTCAGCAAGGCGGACTTCTACGGCCAGGTTTCCATTACCTTAGGCTCAACCGGGAAGACTATAAAGGCGAAGCCGATAGTTTACGGAGTAACGGTTCTAAAGGATGCCCCCAACAGAGATCTCGCGATAGAGTTCCTCAAGTACCTACTGGGAGAGAACGGACAGAGGGTATTCAAGGAGAACTATCAGGACTTCATAACACCGCCGATAGCCTTTGGAAACGTCCCTGAGGAGATAAAGGGATTGGTTAAGGTTGAGGGTTAG
- a CDS encoding methyltransferase family protein, whose translation MESSKFRRIVFAVFFLLIPISAIFHVPVDGLSRAMHIARALILAITVPLAIYIHSLFPKKHDRPEDFKELLTDGPYRYVRHPFYSAFIFMSFGIALFFSSIPGLFCYSLMLPLWNKLAELEEKELLEYWGEKYEDFMKTRGGSSRS comes from the coding sequence ATGGAGTCTTCAAAGTTCAGGAGAATAGTGTTCGCGGTGTTCTTTCTTTTAATCCCCATATCAGCAATCTTTCACGTGCCAGTTGATGGATTGTCTCGGGCAATGCACATAGCAAGAGCTCTTATTCTTGCTATAACGGTTCCTTTAGCCATCTACATCCACTCACTGTTCCCGAAGAAGCACGATAGGCCAGAGGATTTTAAAGAGCTGTTGACGGATGGGCCCTATAGGTATGTGAGGCATCCGTTTTATTCAGCATTTATCTTCATGAGCTTCGGGATAGCCCTCTTCTTTTCAAGTATTCCTGGGCTTTTCTGTTACTCGCTGATGCTCCCGCTGTGGAACAAGCTGGCCGAGCTAGAGGAGAAGGAGCTCCTAGAGTACTGGGGAGAGAAATACGAGGATTTCATGAAGACGAGGGGAGGTTCCTCCCGAAGTTAA
- the wtpB gene encoding tungstate ABC transporter permease WtpB — translation MRRDYTIYFFAAIGSFLIVFIALPLMVIFAKQAYDYKMLIKTLHDPLVLEALRNSVLTATATAVLSVLFGVPLGYVLARKDFRGKSLVQAIVDVPVVIPHSVVGIMLLVTFSTAILDSYKGIVAAMLFVSAPFAINAARDGFLAVDEKLEQVARTLGASQLRTFFSVTLPIAFPSIASGAIMAWARAISEVGAVLIVAYYPKTAQILVMEYFNNYGLRASRPISVILIAMSLTIFVILRWLVGRKIKV, via the coding sequence ATGAGGAGGGACTACACAATTTACTTCTTCGCAGCAATCGGGAGCTTCCTCATAGTCTTCATAGCCCTCCCGCTAATGGTGATATTCGCAAAGCAGGCCTATGACTACAAGATGCTCATAAAAACCCTCCACGATCCCCTCGTTTTAGAGGCCTTAAGGAATTCCGTTCTAACTGCCACTGCTACAGCCGTCCTGTCCGTCCTGTTTGGAGTTCCCCTGGGTTACGTGTTGGCGAGGAAGGATTTCAGGGGCAAAAGCCTAGTGCAGGCCATAGTTGACGTTCCCGTTGTAATCCCCCACTCCGTCGTTGGTATAATGCTCCTCGTGACCTTCTCAACTGCAATCTTGGACAGCTATAAGGGAATAGTTGCTGCCATGCTGTTTGTTTCCGCTCCCTTCGCGATAAATGCCGCTAGGGATGGATTCCTAGCTGTGGACGAGAAGCTCGAGCAGGTAGCGAGAACTTTGGGTGCCTCTCAGCTCAGGACCTTCTTTTCGGTGACGCTCCCAATAGCGTTTCCCTCGATAGCCAGTGGAGCAATAATGGCGTGGGCCAGGGCCATAAGCGAGGTCGGTGCGGTTTTGATAGTTGCCTACTATCCAAAGACCGCCCAAATTCTGGTGATGGAGTACTTCAACAACTACGGATTAAGGGCTTCAAGGCCGATCTCGGTGATACTGATCGCGATGAGCCTTACGATATTCGTCATCCTGAGGTGGCTGGTTGGTAGAAAAATTAAAGTATAA
- a CDS encoding AAA family ATPase, with translation MITSLHIKNFRGISELRLTDLGQVNVIVGRNNVGKSSILKAISIALGAVNQDVSVLKEILNRVLKWRGWLKRASVHSLFNTPSTPIELTFVANNTPFSARFMYPSYLPQTIEKEFGIKFDSETLKNMLSESVEIVPVQIKAGSFSRRALVLISENGAMVITTPNDELYPIEFPIEFVTPYDMSTPGFIEEVFSKAFKAKSYYKALEIIQEAYPEVEGLSPVPEDGSVLMYVDTKHAPKSIPYYSMGDGFKFLSMIAFLVSSTKNGYLLIDSVEAFHHPKSLEVTTETLIKGAKENNVQVFLTTHSLEFIDTILEYGMEESVNGRIIYIKQEKGELVHSIETFENAKEIREILGIDLRG, from the coding sequence ATGATAACATCCCTCCACATTAAGAATTTTAGAGGTATCTCAGAGTTACGTCTCACCGATTTAGGCCAAGTTAACGTTATCGTAGGAAGGAATAATGTTGGAAAATCATCTATTCTTAAAGCAATTTCAATTGCCTTAGGAGCCGTAAATCAGGATGTATCAGTACTAAAGGAAATTCTAAATCGAGTGTTAAAGTGGAGGGGATGGTTAAAACGTGCATCGGTGCACTCTTTGTTTAATACCCCTTCGACCCCAATAGAGCTAACATTCGTTGCCAACAATACTCCCTTTTCCGCGAGATTCATGTACCCCAGCTATCTCCCGCAGACCATTGAAAAAGAATTCGGTATCAAGTTTGACAGTGAGACTCTCAAGAACATGCTTTCAGAATCTGTTGAGATTGTACCGGTCCAGATTAAAGCAGGTTCATTTAGCCGTAGAGCCTTGGTTTTAATTTCAGAGAATGGAGCAATGGTAATAACTACCCCTAACGACGAATTATATCCAATCGAATTTCCTATTGAGTTTGTAACGCCTTATGACATGAGCACTCCTGGATTTATTGAAGAGGTTTTTTCAAAGGCGTTTAAGGCCAAGTCTTATTATAAGGCACTTGAAATTATCCAAGAAGCATATCCGGAAGTCGAAGGGCTTAGCCCTGTCCCCGAAGATGGAAGTGTTCTAATGTATGTAGACACAAAACATGCCCCCAAAAGCATTCCCTACTATAGTATGGGGGATGGATTCAAGTTCCTCTCTATGATAGCATTTCTCGTTTCTTCAACAAAAAATGGATACCTCCTTATAGACTCCGTTGAAGCGTTCCACCATCCCAAATCACTAGAAGTGACCACTGAAACTCTAATAAAAGGAGCGAAAGAAAATAACGTTCAAGTTTTTTTAACAACTCATAGCCTAGAGTTTATTGATACGATTCTAGAATACGGAATGGAAGAAAGTGTCAATGGGAGGATCATTTATATAAAGCAGGAAAAGGGGGAACTCGTGCATAGTATAGAGACATTTGAAAACGCCAAAGAGATCAGAGAGATCCTCGGAATCGATTTAAGGGGATGA